Proteins encoded together in one Streptomyces umbrinus window:
- the mmpA gene encoding morphogenic membrane protein MmpA, protein MTTHRAPKPATSPTQPVERAVMAGLLLAVLAGVAWIAGMIYTVMGWPL, encoded by the coding sequence ATGACGACACACCGCGCCCCGAAGCCCGCCACCAGCCCCACCCAGCCCGTCGAGCGGGCCGTGATGGCCGGACTGCTCCTCGCCGTCCTCGCCGGAGTCGCCTGGATAGCCGGGATGATCTACACGGTCATGGGGTGGCCGCTCTGA
- a CDS encoding endonuclease V, giving the protein MTTTVRIPAGWPATEDQARAVQDELRGRVVLDEPGPPPGTGRVTGVDVAYDDERDVVVAAAVVLDASTLDVVAESTVVGQVPFPYVPGLLAFREIPAVLAALEALPCAPGLVVCDGYGLAHPRRFGLASHLGVLTGLPTIGVAKNPFTFTYEEPGAPRGSASPLLAGEEEVGRALRTQAGVKPVFVSVGHRVTLDTACAHTLHLAPRFRQPETTRHADALCRRALKATAS; this is encoded by the coding sequence ATGACGACGACCGTACGCATCCCCGCGGGCTGGCCCGCCACCGAGGACCAGGCCCGGGCCGTACAGGACGAGTTGCGGGGGCGGGTGGTCCTCGACGAGCCCGGTCCGCCGCCGGGGACCGGCCGGGTGACCGGGGTCGACGTGGCGTACGACGACGAGCGCGATGTCGTCGTGGCCGCGGCCGTCGTGCTCGACGCGTCGACGCTCGATGTGGTCGCCGAGTCCACGGTCGTGGGGCAGGTGCCGTTCCCTTACGTCCCCGGGCTGCTGGCCTTCCGGGAGATCCCGGCCGTCCTGGCAGCACTCGAAGCACTGCCGTGCGCACCGGGCCTGGTCGTCTGCGACGGCTACGGCCTCGCCCACCCCCGCCGCTTCGGCCTGGCCAGCCACCTGGGCGTCCTCACCGGCCTGCCGACGATCGGGGTCGCCAAGAACCCGTTCACCTTCACGTACGAGGAGCCGGGCGCCCCGCGCGGATCGGCCTCCCCGCTGCTCGCGGGCGAGGAGGAGGTCGGCCGGGCACTGCGCACCCAGGCGGGCGTCAAGCCGGTGTTCGTCTCCGTCGGCCACCGGGTGACCCTCGACACCGCCTGCGCCCACACCCTCCACCTCGCGCCGCGCTTCCGCCAACCGGAGACGACCAGGCACGCGGACGCCCTGTGCCGACGGGCACTGAAGGCGACGGCCTCCTGA
- a CDS encoding WD40/YVTN/BNR-like repeat-containing protein gives MTAGVCGLALAATLTAPAQAHGPDQGSGRTAGLGSVGGSSGGKAPHWELKDSGTDVRFRGLSAVSRNTAWLAGSKGTVLRTADGGKNWRNVSPPGAAELEFRDIEAFDSRRAVVLAIGEGEASRVFRTEDGGATWTESFRNTDAKAFYDCITFFDSRHGLAMSDPVDGKFRILSTRDGGRSWKVLPSAGMPAAQTGEAGFAASGQCLVSSGPRDVWLATGGAPRGRVLHSSDRGLTWTATDTPIPAGDPARGVFAVAFRDRTHGIAVGGDYRADQASPQAAATSRDGGRTWTTAGTPPPAYRSGVTWLPHSRTSALAVGPTGTDLTTDGGRTWRTLDTGSYDTVDCTPDRACWASGEKGRVARLER, from the coding sequence GTGACCGCGGGAGTGTGTGGACTCGCGCTCGCCGCCACGCTCACGGCACCCGCGCAGGCGCACGGACCGGACCAGGGATCGGGCCGGACAGCGGGCCTCGGTTCGGTCGGCGGGTCCAGTGGCGGGAAGGCGCCGCACTGGGAGCTGAAGGACAGCGGCACGGACGTCCGCTTCCGCGGGCTCTCCGCCGTCAGCCGCAACACCGCCTGGCTGGCCGGGTCCAAGGGCACCGTGCTGCGCACCGCCGACGGCGGCAAGAACTGGCGGAACGTATCGCCGCCAGGCGCGGCCGAGTTGGAGTTCCGGGACATCGAGGCCTTCGACAGCCGGCGTGCCGTGGTGCTGGCCATCGGCGAGGGCGAGGCGTCCCGGGTCTTCCGGACCGAGGACGGCGGGGCGACCTGGACCGAGTCGTTCCGCAACACCGACGCCAAGGCCTTCTACGACTGCATCACCTTCTTCGACAGCCGCCACGGCCTGGCCATGAGCGACCCGGTGGACGGCAAGTTCCGCATCCTGTCGACCCGCGACGGCGGCCGCTCCTGGAAGGTGCTGCCGAGCGCCGGCATGCCCGCCGCCCAGACGGGCGAGGCGGGCTTCGCGGCCAGCGGGCAGTGCCTGGTCAGCTCGGGGCCGCGGGACGTGTGGCTGGCCACCGGCGGCGCGCCGCGCGGGCGCGTGCTGCACTCCTCCGACCGGGGCCTGACCTGGACGGCCACCGACACCCCGATCCCGGCGGGCGACCCGGCGCGAGGAGTCTTCGCCGTCGCCTTCCGCGACCGGACGCACGGCATCGCGGTCGGCGGCGACTACCGCGCCGACCAGGCCTCCCCACAGGCGGCCGCGACCAGCCGCGACGGCGGCCGCACCTGGACGACGGCCGGCACACCGCCGCCCGCCTACCGCTCGGGCGTCACCTGGCTCCCGCACAGCCGGACATCCGCCCTCGCGGTCGGCCCCACCGGCACCGACCTCACCACGGACGGCGGCCGCACCTGGCGCACCCTGGACACCGGTTCGTACGACACCGTGGACTGCACCCCCGACCGGGCCTGCTGGGCCTCCGGCGAGAAGGGCCGGGTGGCCCGCCTGGAGCGCTGA
- a CDS encoding SsgA family sporulation/cell division regulator: protein MSTVIEQPVEARLVAAAPRMPSIPATLRYDPHDPFAVRMSFPAPATLEGVDVIWTFARELLASGLEEPVGHGDVRVRPYGYDRIVLEFHAPEGTAVVHVRTGELRRFLESTTQVVPFGLEHLHQDLDQQLAELLRDAC from the coding sequence TTGTCCACCGTCATCGAGCAGCCCGTAGAGGCCCGTCTCGTCGCCGCGGCTCCGCGGATGCCGAGCATTCCCGCAACCCTCCGCTACGACCCGCACGACCCCTTCGCCGTCCGCATGTCCTTCCCGGCCCCGGCCACGCTGGAAGGTGTGGACGTGATCTGGACCTTCGCCCGCGAGCTGCTCGCCTCGGGCCTGGAGGAGCCGGTGGGACACGGAGACGTCCGTGTGCGGCCGTACGGGTACGACCGCATCGTCCTGGAGTTCCACGCCCCGGAGGGCACCGCCGTGGTCCACGTCCGCACGGGCGAGCTGCGGCGCTTCCTGGAGAGTACGACCCAGGTCGTGCCCTTCGGTCTGGAGCATCTGCACCAGGACCTGGACCAGCAGCTGGCCGAACTCCTGCGGGACGCCTGCTGA
- a CDS encoding isocitrate lyase/PEP mutase family protein, with amino-acid sequence MTDLRAQALTFRELHIPGRPLVLANAWDTVSARLVEEAGAPAVATTSAGLSWDLGAADGDRLDRVRALEAVGRIAAAVRVPVSADIETGYAEDAQGVGDTVRAVLAAGAVGVNIEDALYGPEQARRGGEPLRLVAEQAERIAAAREAADSAGVPLFVNARIDTYLRGAGDLAATLERAATFLAAGADGIFVPGPVDPATVKGLAEGVDGPLNVMAGPGALSVAELSSLGVARISVGSGIAQAAHALVRRAARELLDTGTYESLAGGLDYGELNTLLGKGR; translated from the coding sequence ATGACCGATCTCCGTGCACAGGCCCTGACCTTCCGCGAGCTGCACATCCCCGGCCGGCCCCTCGTCCTGGCCAACGCCTGGGACACCGTGAGCGCCCGTCTCGTCGAGGAGGCCGGCGCCCCCGCCGTCGCGACCACCAGCGCCGGCCTGTCCTGGGACCTGGGCGCCGCGGACGGCGACCGCCTCGACCGGGTCCGCGCCCTCGAAGCCGTCGGGCGGATCGCGGCCGCCGTCCGGGTGCCGGTGAGCGCCGACATCGAGACCGGCTACGCCGAGGACGCCCAGGGCGTCGGCGACACGGTCCGCGCGGTACTGGCGGCCGGCGCGGTGGGCGTGAACATCGAGGACGCCCTGTACGGGCCGGAGCAGGCGCGCAGGGGCGGTGAGCCGCTGCGGCTGGTCGCCGAGCAGGCCGAGAGGATCGCGGCCGCCCGGGAGGCCGCCGACTCGGCCGGGGTACCGCTGTTCGTCAACGCCCGCATCGACACATATCTGCGCGGAGCCGGAGACCTGGCCGCCACTCTGGAGCGCGCCGCCACCTTCCTCGCCGCAGGGGCCGACGGAATCTTCGTGCCCGGTCCCGTCGACCCGGCCACCGTCAAGGGCCTGGCCGAGGGCGTGGACGGCCCGCTCAACGTGATGGCCGGCCCGGGCGCCCTGTCCGTCGCCGAGCTGTCCTCACTCGGCGTCGCCCGGATCAGCGTCGGCTCGGGCATCGCGCAGGCCGCACACGCACTGGTCCGCCGTGCCGCGCGGGAGCTGCTCGACACGGGAACGTACGAGTCGCTGGCCGGCGGACTCGACTACGGCGAGCTCAACACCCTGCTGGGGAAGGGGCGCTGA
- a CDS encoding GOLPH3/VPS74 family protein: MPTGSLSLPARLYLLAWDTTKLKVTDAAHLPHLVRAGALTELAQRGLLADVDGIATPTDLDAQTGDPVLDGLLELVEESRPHRWKTWVGLRARVTLDAVRAQLAADGYLRAEKTRVLGVFPSVEYEIDRVAAVDGLRAEAREVLEGPGPVEEVPERDAALVALAAGAELRTLLSGKEQRQYKQRIEDLVERSGATTPALKKAVQEVRSAVAVMVSTTGVPGS; this comes from the coding sequence GTGCCCACCGGTTCCCTCTCGTTGCCCGCCCGGCTCTACCTGCTGGCCTGGGACACCACGAAGCTGAAGGTCACCGACGCCGCCCACCTTCCCCATCTCGTCCGGGCCGGTGCCCTCACCGAGCTGGCGCAGCGCGGGCTGCTCGCCGACGTGGACGGCATCGCGACGCCCACGGACCTCGACGCCCAGACCGGGGACCCCGTCCTGGACGGGCTCCTGGAACTCGTCGAGGAGTCCCGCCCGCACAGGTGGAAGACCTGGGTCGGCCTGCGGGCCCGCGTCACCCTGGACGCCGTACGGGCGCAGCTCGCCGCCGACGGGTACCTGCGCGCGGAGAAGACGCGGGTGCTCGGGGTGTTCCCGTCCGTGGAGTACGAGATCGACCGCGTCGCCGCCGTGGACGGGCTGCGCGCGGAGGCCCGGGAGGTACTGGAGGGGCCCGGGCCGGTGGAGGAGGTGCCCGAGCGGGACGCGGCACTCGTCGCCCTCGCCGCCGGGGCGGAGCTGCGCACCCTGCTGTCGGGCAAGGAGCAGCGGCAGTACAAGCAGCGGATCGAGGACCTGGTCGAACGCAGCGGGGCGACGACTCCCGCCTTGAAGAAGGCGGTCCAGGAGGTGCGTTCGGCGGTGGCCGTGATGGTGTCGACGACAGGGGTGCCCGGGAGCTGA
- a CDS encoding ABC-F family ATP-binding cassette domain-containing protein: protein MSTFPTSITCTSLSFAWPDGTSVFDDLQVAFGPGRTGLVGVNGSGKSTLLKLIAGQLTPADGTVRVAGEVGYLPQNVTLDTGLRVDEALDIADKRAALHAIEAGDVSEAHFDVVGDDWDVEERAVATLGELGLGHIELDRTIGEVSGGESVLLRLAALLLRRPDVLLLDEPTNNLDLYARRRLYAAVEAWSGVMIVVSHDRELLNLVDQIADLHRGKGAARSASVEGGGGRRVGEVTWYGGNYSAYEETLATEQEAAERMVRVAESDLKKQKRELAEAQVKLARRKKYGQKMFEQKREPKIVMGARKRAAQESAGKHRIMHEERLSEAKERLDEAVDAVRDDDEIRVDLPYTAVPPGRNVLTLQDLELAYGASVGNFDLRGPERVALIGRNGSGKTTLLRTIAGELEPVSGEAQAHVPLRFLPQRLDVLDDELTVAENVARFSPGATNNRVRARLARFLFRGARADQRAATLSGGERFRAALAALMLAEPAPQVLMLDEPTNNLDMASVRQLTTALESYEGALIVASHDVPFLESIGITRWLLMEGGELREITPEAVGYPG, encoded by the coding sequence ATGTCAACCTTCCCCACCTCCATCACCTGTACCTCCCTCTCCTTCGCCTGGCCGGACGGCACCTCCGTCTTCGACGATCTACAGGTGGCCTTCGGACCCGGCAGGACCGGGCTCGTCGGCGTCAACGGATCAGGAAAATCAACCCTGTTGAAGCTGATCGCCGGGCAACTGACCCCGGCCGACGGCACCGTGCGTGTCGCGGGCGAGGTCGGTTATCTGCCGCAGAACGTCACCCTGGACACCGGTCTGCGGGTCGACGAGGCGCTGGACATCGCCGACAAGCGGGCCGCGCTGCACGCCATCGAGGCGGGCGACGTGTCCGAGGCGCACTTCGATGTCGTGGGCGACGACTGGGACGTGGAGGAGCGAGCCGTCGCCACCCTCGGCGAACTCGGTCTCGGCCACATCGAGTTGGACCGCACCATCGGCGAGGTCTCGGGCGGCGAGTCGGTCCTGCTGCGGCTGGCCGCGCTGCTGCTGCGCCGGCCCGACGTCCTCCTCCTCGACGAGCCCACCAACAACCTCGACCTGTACGCGCGCCGGCGGCTGTACGCGGCCGTCGAGGCCTGGTCCGGAGTCATGATCGTGGTCAGCCACGACCGTGAACTCCTGAACCTGGTCGACCAGATCGCCGACCTGCACCGAGGGAAAGGTGCGGCGCGCAGCGCCTCGGTTGAGGGTGGTGGCGGGAGACGGGTGGGTGAGGTGACGTGGTACGGCGGCAACTACTCGGCGTACGAGGAGACACTCGCCACCGAGCAGGAGGCGGCCGAGCGCATGGTGCGCGTCGCCGAGTCCGACCTGAAGAAGCAGAAGCGTGAACTGGCCGAGGCACAGGTCAAGTTGGCCCGGCGCAAGAAGTACGGACAGAAGATGTTCGAGCAGAAGCGCGAGCCGAAGATCGTGATGGGCGCCCGCAAACGCGCCGCCCAGGAGTCCGCCGGCAAGCACCGGATCATGCACGAGGAGAGACTGTCCGAGGCCAAGGAGCGGCTCGACGAGGCCGTGGACGCCGTGCGGGACGACGACGAGATCCGCGTCGACCTGCCGTACACGGCCGTGCCGCCGGGCCGGAACGTACTGACGCTCCAGGACCTGGAGTTGGCGTACGGCGCGAGCGTGGGCAACTTCGATCTGCGCGGGCCCGAGCGGGTCGCGCTGATCGGGCGCAACGGGTCGGGCAAGACGACTCTGCTGCGGACGATCGCCGGGGAGCTGGAACCGGTCTCCGGAGAGGCACAGGCACATGTGCCCCTGCGTTTCCTGCCGCAGCGGCTCGACGTGCTCGACGACGAGCTGACGGTTGCCGAGAACGTGGCCCGCTTCTCGCCCGGCGCCACCAACAACCGGGTCCGGGCACGCCTCGCCCGCTTCCTGTTCCGGGGCGCGCGGGCCGACCAGCGGGCGGCGACGCTCTCCGGCGGCGAACGCTTCCGGGCGGCACTGGCCGCGCTGATGCTCGCCGAGCCCGCGCCACAGGTCCTGATGCTGGACGAGCCGACCAACAACCTCGACATGGCGAGCGTGCGGCAGCTCACCACGGCCCTGGAGTCGTACGAGGGAGCGCTGATCGTGGCCAGCCACGACGTGCCGTTCCTGGAGTCGATCGGGATCACCCGCTGGCTGCTGATGGAAGGAGGAGAACTCAGGGAAATCACGCCAGAAGCTGTCGGGTATCCCGGCTAG
- a CDS encoding excinuclease ABC subunit UvrA: MSQLTTGTHPPVAGPDQPVSGTHSFIGVVGARENNLQDVTLRIPKGRLTVFAGVSGSGKSSLVFDTIAVESQRQLNETFTWFVRNRLPKYERPHAEAIEDLSPAIVVDQKPVGGHSRSTVGTMTDVYSVIRVLFSRHGSPSAGPATAYSFNDPSGMCPECDGLGRTVRPDWDRILDPDLSLADGAILFPPFAAGTWQGQGYTNTTELDPHRPVREFTTAEREFLLRGRPGSKVTISGSGGTWNTDYEGLADRFERLYLKRDLSALSQKTRDQVQGYMAEGPCPGCRGARLNEAALATRIGTGPAGRPGLSIADCTRMQISDLIPVLKDIDDPVATPVAAAAVASLERIEAIGLGYLSLDRETSTLSGGEGQRLKMVRHLGSSLTGMTYIFDEPSVGLHPRDVGRLGDLLLRLRDKGNTVLVVEHDPDVIALADHIVDMGPGAGADGGRVVFEGTPGELASADTPTGRCLRRRTEVKRRTRTATGGLWVKGAGLHNLRDVTVEFPTGVLTAVTGVAGSGKSTLVSKEFTAAHPDAVVVDQSSIGISARSTPATYLGVMDTVRKIFARETGVEPGLFSFNSEGACGTCQGRGVSCTDLAFMDPVTTTCPDCEGRRFKDEVLRLTVGGNSIVDVLEMTADQALDFFEDSGVRRRLRALRDVGLTYLTLGQPLSTLSGGERQRIKLATRLHRTGAVYVLDEPTTGLHMSDVDGLLALLDRLVDAGNTVLVVEHNLDVVAHADWVIDLGPDGGKEGGRVVFEGTPGQLLDAEGSFTAEHLRRFVG; the protein is encoded by the coding sequence ATGAGCCAGTTGACCACCGGTACGCATCCGCCCGTCGCCGGTCCTGACCAGCCCGTTTCCGGTACGCACTCGTTCATCGGGGTGGTCGGGGCCCGTGAGAACAACCTCCAGGACGTGACCCTGCGCATCCCGAAGGGCCGGCTCACGGTCTTCGCCGGGGTGTCGGGGTCGGGGAAGTCGTCGCTCGTCTTCGACACGATCGCGGTCGAGTCGCAGCGCCAGCTGAACGAGACCTTCACCTGGTTCGTCCGCAACCGGCTGCCGAAGTACGAGCGGCCGCACGCGGAGGCCATCGAGGACCTCTCGCCCGCGATCGTCGTCGACCAGAAACCGGTCGGCGGCCACTCCCGGTCGACGGTGGGCACGATGACGGACGTGTACTCGGTGATCCGGGTGCTGTTCTCGCGGCACGGCAGTCCGAGCGCGGGTCCGGCCACCGCGTACTCGTTCAACGATCCGTCGGGCATGTGCCCCGAGTGCGACGGGCTCGGGCGTACGGTCCGGCCCGACTGGGACCGCATCCTGGACCCGGACCTGTCCCTGGCGGACGGCGCGATCCTCTTCCCGCCGTTCGCCGCGGGGACCTGGCAGGGGCAGGGGTACACCAACACCACCGAACTGGATCCGCACAGGCCCGTACGTGAATTCACCACGGCCGAGCGGGAGTTCCTGCTGCGCGGGCGCCCCGGCAGCAAGGTCACCATCAGCGGCTCGGGCGGCACCTGGAACACCGACTACGAAGGGCTCGCCGACCGTTTCGAGCGGCTGTATCTCAAGCGGGACCTGTCCGCGCTCAGCCAGAAGACGCGTGACCAGGTTCAGGGCTATATGGCGGAGGGGCCCTGCCCGGGGTGCCGGGGCGCGCGGCTCAACGAGGCGGCACTCGCGACCCGGATCGGCACGGGGCCGGCCGGGCGGCCCGGCCTGTCCATCGCCGACTGCACCCGGATGCAGATCAGCGACCTGATCCCCGTACTGAAGGACATCGACGACCCCGTCGCCACACCGGTCGCGGCCGCCGCCGTGGCCTCGCTGGAGCGGATCGAGGCGATCGGGCTCGGCTATCTCAGCCTGGACCGGGAGACCTCGACGCTGTCCGGCGGGGAGGGGCAGCGACTCAAGATGGTGCGGCACCTCGGGTCGAGCCTGACCGGGATGACGTACATCTTCGACGAGCCGAGCGTCGGGCTGCACCCGCGTGACGTGGGACGCCTCGGGGACCTGCTGCTGCGGCTGCGGGACAAGGGGAACACCGTGCTGGTCGTCGAGCACGACCCGGACGTCATCGCGCTCGCCGACCACATCGTCGACATGGGACCGGGGGCGGGGGCGGACGGCGGACGGGTCGTCTTCGAGGGGACGCCCGGTGAGCTGGCCTCGGCCGACACCCCGACGGGCCGCTGTCTGCGCCGCCGCACCGAGGTGAAGCGGCGGACGCGGACGGCCACCGGCGGGCTCTGGGTGAAGGGCGCCGGCCTGCACAACCTGCGGGACGTGACGGTGGAGTTCCCCACGGGTGTGCTGACCGCGGTGACCGGTGTCGCCGGTTCGGGAAAGAGCACGCTCGTCTCGAAGGAGTTCACGGCCGCGCACCCGGACGCCGTGGTCGTCGACCAGTCGTCCATCGGCATCTCGGCACGGTCGACACCCGCCACGTACCTCGGCGTCATGGACACCGTACGGAAGATCTTCGCGCGGGAGACGGGCGTGGAGCCGGGCCTGTTCAGCTTCAACTCCGAGGGGGCGTGCGGGACTTGTCAGGGGCGCGGGGTCAGCTGCACCGACCTCGCGTTCATGGACCCGGTGACCACGACCTGCCCCGACTGCGAGGGGCGGCGCTTCAAGGACGAGGTACTGCGGCTGACCGTGGGCGGCAACTCCATCGTCGACGTACTGGAGATGACGGCCGATCAGGCTCTGGACTTCTTCGAGGACTCGGGCGTACGCCGCCGTCTGCGGGCTCTACGGGACGTGGGCCTCACGTATCTGACGCTCGGTCAGCCGCTGTCCACTCTCTCCGGCGGGGAACGGCAGCGCATCAAACTCGCGACGCGGCTCCACCGGACGGGGGCGGTGTACGTCCTCGACGAACCGACGACCGGCCTGCACATGTCGGACGTCGACGGCCTGCTCGCGCTCCTCGATCGGCTGGTCGACGCGGGCAACACGGTCCTTGTCGTCGAGCACAACCTCGACGTCGTCGCCCACGCCGACTGGGTCATCGACCTGGGGCCCGACGGCGGCAAGGAGGGTGGTCGGGTCGTCTTCGAGGGGACGCCCGGGCAGCTTCTGGACGCGGAGGGGTCGTTCACGGCCGAGCACCTCCGGCGGTTCGTGGGGTAG
- the ddaH gene encoding dimethylargininase, translated as MPSQKALIRRPSPRLAEGLVTHIERTKVDVELAVEQWEAYAEALRTHRWETVEVEPADDCPDSVFVEDSVVVYRNVALIGRSGAESRRGETTGVEQTVARLGCSVNWVWEPGTLDGGDVLKVGDTIYVGRGGRTNGAGIQQLRAVFEPLGARVVAVPVSKVLHLKSAVTALPDGTVVGHEPLVDTPSIFPRFLGVPEESGAHVVLLGGGRLLMAASAPKTAELYADLGHEPVLVDISEFEKLEGCVTCLSVRLRGLYA; from the coding sequence GTGCCCAGCCAGAAAGCCCTCATCCGCCGCCCGAGCCCCCGCCTGGCCGAGGGTCTGGTCACGCACATCGAGCGCACGAAGGTCGACGTCGAGCTGGCGGTCGAACAGTGGGAGGCGTACGCGGAGGCGCTGCGTACGCACCGCTGGGAGACCGTCGAGGTGGAGCCCGCCGACGACTGCCCGGACTCCGTGTTCGTGGAGGACTCGGTGGTCGTCTACCGCAACGTGGCACTGATCGGCCGCTCCGGCGCGGAGTCGCGGCGCGGCGAGACCACCGGGGTCGAGCAGACCGTGGCACGGCTCGGCTGCTCGGTGAACTGGGTGTGGGAGCCGGGCACACTCGACGGCGGCGACGTCCTCAAGGTCGGCGACACGATCTACGTCGGCCGGGGCGGACGGACCAACGGGGCCGGCATCCAGCAGTTGAGGGCGGTCTTCGAGCCGCTCGGCGCCCGCGTCGTCGCCGTACCGGTGAGCAAGGTGCTGCACCTGAAATCGGCCGTCACCGCGCTCCCGGACGGCACGGTCGTCGGGCACGAGCCGCTGGTGGACACCCCGTCGATCTTCCCGCGCTTCCTCGGGGTGCCGGAGGAGTCCGGCGCCCACGTGGTGCTCCTCGGCGGCGGCAGGCTGCTGATGGCGGCCAGCGCGCCCAAGACCGCCGAGCTGTACGCCGATCTCGGCCACGAGCCCGTCCTCGTCGACATCAGCGAGTTCGAGAAGCTCGAAGGCTGTGTGACTTGCCTCTCGGTCCGGCTCAGGGGGCTGTACGCCTGA